One Solanum lycopersicum chromosome 4, SLM_r2.1 DNA window includes the following coding sequences:
- the LOC101266815 gene encoding putative F-box protein PP2-B12 — MAVERFACGDELPEGCIATALSLTSPKDACRLALVASTFRSAAESDAVWERFLPPDYYDIISRSIDGPDSLNFGSKKDLYLYLCDNPILIDGGTRSFSLEKGSGKKCYMLAARSLQIVWVDTPRHWRWISLPESRFSEVAELLDVCWFDISGKINTNMLSPDTTYGAYLVFTTKTRTCGFENQPAESSVGIAGHERYTHTFYLNPQGGRRQYRYQVVPRRLGIFTHHMARILREETEDAPKGCRPKQRSDGWMEIELGEFFVKRGQEAEVEISLTEVKGGDRKAGLIIEGIDIRPKE, encoded by the exons ATGGCGGTGGAGAGATTCGCCTGCGGCGACGAACTGCCGGAAGGTTGTATAGCTACGGCACTGTCGTTGACGAGCCCCAAGGACGCCTGCCGGCTGGCGCTGGTGGCTTCAACTTTCCGGTCAGCAGCTGAATCCGACGCCGTTTGGGAACGGTTTCTGCCGCCGGATTATTATGATATCATTTCCCGGTCCATTGACGGTCCAGATTCACTTAATTTCGGTTCAAAGAAAGACCTTTACTTATACCTATGTGATAACCCTATTCTCATCGACGGTGGTACCAGG AGCTTCTCATTGGAGAAAGGGAGTGGAAAGAAATGTTACATGTTAGCTGCAAGGTCGTTGCAAATTGTTTGGGTCGATACGCCTAGGCATTGGAGATGGATTTCCCTTCCTGAGTCGAG GTTTTCAGAAGTTGCCGAGCTTCTTGATGTCTGCTGGTTTGACATATCTGGcaaaataaacacaaatatgCTCTCCCCTGACACTACATATGGCGCTTACCTTGTGTTCACGACAAAAACCAGGACCTGTGGATTTGAAAACCAACCTGCAGAGAGTTCAGTAGGGATTGCTGGGCATGAAAGATATACacatacattttatttgaaCCCTCAGGGAGGAAGGAGACAGTACAGATACCAAGTAGTCCCGCGACGGTTAGGAATATTCACCCACCACATGGCTCGCATATTGAGAGAGGAAACGGAAGATGCACCAAAAGGGTGTCGTCCTAAGCAGAGAAGTGATGGGTGGATGGAAATAGAGTTGGGAGAATTCTTTGTCAAGAGGGGACAAGAAGCTGAAGTAGAGATTAGTTTAACAGAGGTAAAGGGAGGTGACAGGAAAGCTGGCTTAATTATTGAAGGGATTGATATCAGGCCTAAGGAGTAA